A window of Salmo trutta chromosome 5, fSalTru1.1, whole genome shotgun sequence contains these coding sequences:
- the LOC115194845 gene encoding equistatin-like isoform X3 — protein sequence MAILTIILLVSTAFALGDARIRPMTPCERARYAATHGPIGAYIPTCDAAGRYTPKQCSGSTGYCWCVTTTGQKIQGTETPPGTAINC from the exons ATGGCGATATTGACCATCATTCTGCTTGTTAGCACAGCTTTTGCTCTGGGAG ATGCTAGGATACGACCCATGACCCCCTGTGAGCGTGCTAGATATGCCGCGACACATGGCCCAATTGGCGCCTACATCCCCACGTGTGACGCCGCTGGACGATACACCCCTAAGCAATGTTCGGGCTCTACAG GTTACTGTTGGTGTGTGACCACTACTGGACAGAAGATTCAGGGTACGGAGACTCCACCAGGCACTGCTATCAACTGCTAG
- the LOC115194862 gene encoding equistatin-like, with protein MAILTIILLVSTAFALGDAGIRPMTPCERARYAATHGPIGAYIPTCDAAGRYTPKQCSGSTGYCWCVTTTGQKIQGTETPPGTAINC; from the exons ATGGCCATATTGACCATCATTCTGCTTGTTAGCACAGCTTTTGCTCTGGGAG ATGCTGGGATACGACCCATGACCCCCTGTGAGCGTGCTAGATATGCCGCGACACATGGCCCAATTGGAGCCTACATCCCCACGTGTGACGCCGCAGGACGATACACCCCTAAGCAATGTTCGGGCTCTACAG GTTACTGTTGGTGTGTGACCACTACTGGACAGAAGATTCAGGGTACGGAGACTCCACCAGGCACTGCTATCAACTGCTAG